In Reichenbachiella agarivorans, one genomic interval encodes:
- a CDS encoding DivIVA domain-containing protein, which yields MKITPLEIRQKSFEKAFRGINKEEVHAFLLSLSHEWERLLDEKKGLSTQVEKLEKEVQKLREVENTLFKTLKTAEDTGASVVDQANKMAELHMRETQINAEALMNDAKNKARAMIDRAEDQAKEIINEMTNEVKELEEDYRIIENQRDNVISQLRVLSGDMMNKVEKIKHQESGIETHLKKVKRMLRETSERVEHKAESINFDSEEFAKPTPVVVPKAKLEVATDEFGISENDKRQVKKNYIMDSNPISREPATKPKALSVEKKVSNKDLSFFDQLED from the coding sequence ATGAAAATCACACCTCTAGAAATTAGGCAAAAATCTTTTGAAAAGGCCTTTCGCGGTATCAACAAAGAAGAAGTTCATGCGTTTTTATTGTCCCTGTCTCACGAATGGGAGCGCTTGCTCGATGAAAAAAAGGGACTTAGTACACAAGTAGAAAAGCTGGAAAAGGAGGTTCAAAAACTGCGAGAGGTAGAAAATACCTTATTCAAAACCCTCAAAACCGCAGAAGATACTGGCGCTAGTGTGGTGGATCAGGCCAACAAAATGGCTGAACTACACATGAGAGAGACGCAGATCAATGCAGAAGCCTTGATGAATGATGCCAAAAACAAAGCCAGAGCCATGATAGACAGAGCCGAGGATCAGGCCAAAGAAATCATCAATGAAATGACCAATGAGGTCAAAGAACTAGAGGAAGACTACCGAATCATCGAGAACCAAAGAGACAATGTGATTTCTCAACTCCGAGTTTTGTCTGGCGATATGATGAACAAGGTCGAAAAAATCAAGCATCAAGAATCAGGCATAGAAACACACTTGAAGAAGGTGAAGCGCATGCTTCGTGAAACCAGTGAGCGTGTAGAGCACAAAGCTGAGTCTATCAATTTTGATTCAGAAGAATTTGCCAAGCCGACACCAGTGGTGGTCCCCAAGGCAAAATTGGAAGTAGCCACGGATGAATTTGGGATTTCTGAGAATGACAAACGTCAAGTGAAGAAGAATTACATCATGGATAGCAATCCTATCTCACGAGAGCCAGCGACCAAACCCAAAGCACTTTCTGTAGAGAAGAAAGTCTCCAACAAAGACCTGTCTTTTTTTGATCAGTTAGAAGATTAA
- the folB gene encoding dihydroneopterin aldolase, whose translation MLVKLEGLDFFSHHGFYDQEREIGNKYTIDVEVELADPIEINDDNLYATVNYEVIYSIVDEVMKISTKLLETLAITINQRVIRSFPAIISVQTTVSKHNPPIKGVCHKASVTLKTVL comes from the coding sequence ATGCTAGTAAAGCTGGAAGGCCTAGATTTCTTTTCACATCATGGGTTCTATGATCAGGAGAGAGAAATTGGAAACAAGTACACCATCGATGTAGAAGTAGAGTTGGCTGATCCCATCGAGATCAATGATGACAATCTTTATGCTACGGTAAACTATGAGGTGATCTATAGTATCGTTGACGAGGTAATGAAGATTTCTACCAAACTATTGGAGACCCTGGCCATTACTATCAATCAAAGAGTCATTCGCAGTTTTCCTGCGATTATTTCTGTACAAACGACAGTCAGCAAACACAATCCCCCCATCAAAGGCGTTTGTCACAAGGCTTCTGTGACATTGAAGACTGTGCTTTAA
- a CDS encoding HesB/IscA family protein codes for MDIEPVNITTKAIAEVRNIMDNKGIPKDYSLRIGIKGGGCGALGYVIGFDKANDGDITYSQQDIPIVIDKKHVMYLIGLEVDFIEESDARGFSFIKPGEKVS; via the coding sequence ATGGATATCGAACCCGTCAACATTACCACCAAAGCCATCGCAGAAGTCCGCAATATTATGGACAACAAGGGAATTCCCAAAGATTACTCGTTGAGGATAGGAATCAAAGGAGGTGGTTGTGGAGCTCTAGGCTATGTCATAGGATTTGACAAGGCCAACGATGGTGACATCACCTACTCACAACAAGACATTCCCATCGTGATTGACAAAAAGCACGTCATGTATTTGATAGGTCTAGAAGTGGATTTTATAGAAGAGTCAGACGCCCGTGGCTTTAGCTTTATCAAACCCGGAGAGAAAGTGTCTTGA
- a CDS encoding DUF7935 family protein — protein sequence MEALIEFGKIILPAGLVLYAMYLVARMFIRKEFDSKLIEIKLKNTEIVLPLRLQAYERICLYLERITPKNLIVRLNVGGMTAIEFQHVLLHEVREEFSHNLSQQVYMSVPAWEVVKNAMDEIVMIINEAAGTLGQDAQSIDLARKVFERVMAQESLQVDRALVFVKEEIQKNF from the coding sequence TTGGAAGCACTCATTGAATTTGGAAAAATAATCCTCCCTGCAGGATTGGTATTGTACGCCATGTATTTGGTCGCGCGTATGTTTATCAGAAAAGAATTTGACAGCAAGCTGATAGAGATCAAACTCAAGAATACAGAGATTGTTTTGCCGCTCAGATTGCAAGCCTATGAACGCATTTGTTTGTATCTCGAAAGGATCACCCCTAAAAACCTGATCGTCAGATTGAATGTTGGAGGGATGACAGCTATTGAATTTCAGCATGTGCTATTGCATGAGGTGAGAGAAGAATTCTCTCACAACCTATCACAGCAGGTGTACATGAGTGTACCTGCATGGGAAGTGGTCAAAAATGCCATGGATGAGATCGTTATGATCATCAATGAGGCTGCTGGGACGCTGGGCCAGGATGCCCAAAGCATAGATTTGGCAAGGAAAGTGTTTGAAAGAGTCATGGCTCAGGAATCTTTGCAGGTAGATCGTGCGTTAGTCTTTGTGAAGGAAGAAATCCAAAAGAATTTTTAA
- a CDS encoding YkvA family protein: MNKEKVFKKYKEKAEGLLSDNHRVSNLISSATEKLKGIMSSNEQLKDFSYKVMVVLRMLKAQVTGEYREIPWRTLLLSAGAMLYFITPLDVIPDFIPALGLTDDIAILFWVYNSVKEDIERFEMWENTLELEVEDES, translated from the coding sequence ATGAACAAGGAAAAGGTATTTAAAAAGTATAAGGAAAAAGCAGAAGGCTTGTTGAGCGATAATCACAGGGTGAGCAACTTGATAAGTTCGGCTACCGAGAAACTCAAAGGAATCATGAGTAGCAACGAACAGCTCAAGGATTTCTCTTACAAGGTGATGGTAGTCTTGAGAATGCTCAAAGCGCAGGTCACTGGAGAATACCGCGAAATTCCTTGGAGAACACTCTTGTTGTCCGCTGGAGCGATGTTGTATTTTATTACACCACTGGATGTGATCCCTGACTTCATTCCAGCATTGGGATTGACTGATGATATTGCCATTCTTTTTTGGGTGTACAACAGCGTCAAGGAGGACATTGAGCGATTTGAAATGTGGGAAAATACGCTTGAATTGGAGGTAGAGGATGAATCCTAA
- the pheT gene encoding phenylalanine--tRNA ligase subunit beta, whose product MICAEDEIGLGSSHDGIMILDTDLPNGTPAADYFKPSIDTVIEIGLTPNRADAASHFGVARDLKAAFGRAVKFPDLSGFKVDNSSRPVQVVVENLDACPRYAGLTMTNIKVEDSPKWLKAKLNSIGLAPINNVVDVTNFVLHSLGQPMHAFDLSEIKGDKVVVKTLAEGTTFVTLDEKERKLSAKDLMICNESEGMCIAGVFGGVKSGVKDTTTEIFLESAYFSSDYVRNTATRHGLKTDASFRFERGTDPRMVIDALKWAALLIKELTGGQISSEIVDIYPTEIKDQQVKMSYKNIDRLIGVQLPKETIKTILEDLDIQVTEATEAGFVAVVPPYRFDVTREADVIEEILRIYGYNNVELEEYSSAGYLANFPTPDKDKIQEKAGLYLSALGMNEIMSNSLSNPDYYVKAGLWSMDENVAVLNKLSEELGVMRQTLVFSGLESLKHNINRKQPNLKFFEFGKIYQKKGDKYKEQEQLALFFTGQQSEESWSVNKKSVDFHDMSAVVHKLLDKFSVTAVDSVPTENQVFEYGLDLSVDGKLLMSFGKLKSKLCKIVGVSQEVFYAEVQWAALLKQYGKSTLYKEVSKFPEVRRDLSLVIDKKVQFSEIMSIAQKESKRLVKRINVFSVYEGENLGEGKKSYALSFILQDENKTLNDKLIDKTMQALMSGFENELNAIIRK is encoded by the coding sequence ATGATTTGTGCTGAAGACGAGATAGGTTTAGGTAGCTCGCACGATGGTATCATGATATTGGATACGGATTTGCCAAACGGTACGCCAGCGGCAGATTATTTTAAGCCAAGTATAGATACAGTCATTGAGATAGGTCTTACGCCCAACAGAGCAGATGCTGCTTCGCATTTTGGGGTGGCTCGTGACTTGAAAGCCGCCTTTGGTCGTGCTGTCAAGTTCCCAGATTTGTCGGGTTTCAAGGTAGATAATAGCTCTCGCCCTGTACAAGTCGTCGTGGAGAATTTGGATGCGTGTCCTAGATACGCTGGATTGACGATGACGAATATCAAAGTTGAGGATTCTCCAAAGTGGCTCAAGGCAAAGTTGAATAGCATAGGTCTAGCACCTATCAACAATGTGGTGGATGTGACCAATTTCGTGTTGCACTCGCTTGGGCAACCGATGCATGCTTTTGATTTGAGTGAGATCAAAGGAGACAAAGTGGTAGTTAAGACCTTGGCAGAAGGAACTACGTTTGTCACTTTGGATGAGAAAGAAAGAAAACTGTCAGCCAAAGATTTGATGATATGCAATGAATCAGAAGGGATGTGCATTGCTGGGGTTTTCGGTGGAGTAAAATCTGGTGTAAAGGATACTACTACAGAGATATTTCTGGAGTCAGCATATTTCTCGTCAGATTATGTGCGCAACACTGCGACGAGACATGGCTTGAAGACCGATGCATCATTTAGATTTGAGCGAGGAACTGATCCGAGGATGGTCATCGATGCTTTGAAATGGGCCGCTCTGTTGATCAAGGAATTGACAGGAGGCCAGATCAGCTCGGAGATAGTTGATATTTACCCAACTGAAATCAAAGATCAGCAAGTAAAGATGTCATACAAGAATATCGATCGACTCATAGGCGTGCAATTGCCCAAGGAGACTATCAAGACCATTTTGGAGGACTTGGATATTCAGGTGACAGAAGCTACCGAAGCAGGATTTGTGGCGGTAGTGCCTCCTTATCGATTTGATGTTACAAGAGAAGCTGATGTGATCGAGGAGATTTTGCGTATCTATGGCTACAACAATGTAGAGCTAGAGGAGTACTCCTCAGCTGGATATTTGGCTAATTTTCCCACACCAGACAAAGATAAAATACAAGAGAAGGCAGGTTTGTACCTGTCAGCATTGGGGATGAACGAGATCATGAGCAACTCTCTATCCAATCCTGACTACTATGTCAAGGCGGGATTGTGGTCGATGGATGAAAATGTAGCAGTCCTCAATAAATTGAGTGAAGAGTTGGGTGTGATGCGTCAGACCTTGGTCTTTTCTGGTTTAGAGTCGCTCAAACACAATATCAACAGAAAGCAACCCAATCTTAAGTTTTTCGAATTCGGAAAAATCTATCAAAAAAAAGGAGATAAGTACAAAGAGCAGGAACAATTGGCTTTGTTTTTCACAGGACAACAATCAGAGGAAAGCTGGAGTGTAAATAAAAAGTCGGTTGATTTTCATGACATGTCTGCTGTGGTTCATAAATTATTAGATAAATTTAGTGTGACAGCTGTGGATTCTGTACCGACTGAAAATCAAGTGTTTGAGTACGGTCTTGATTTGAGCGTCGATGGCAAACTGTTGATGTCTTTTGGGAAACTCAAAAGTAAACTCTGCAAGATTGTGGGTGTGAGTCAGGAAGTGTTTTATGCAGAGGTACAGTGGGCAGCGTTGCTCAAGCAGTACGGAAAAAGCACACTTTACAAGGAGGTATCCAAGTTTCCAGAGGTGAGGAGAGATTTGTCACTGGTGATTGATAAAAAAGTTCAATTCAGCGAAATCATGAGTATTGCTCAAAAGGAGAGCAAACGACTGGTGAAACGAATCAATGTATTCAGCGTGTACGAAGGGGAGAATTTAGGAGAAGGAAAGAAATCTTATGCATTGAGTTTTATCCTCCAAGATGAAAACAAAACCTTGAATGACAAGTTGATTGACAAAACCATGCAAGCATTGATGAGTGGTTTTGAAAACGAATTGAATGCGATAATTAGAAAGTAA
- a CDS encoding cell division protein ZapA, translating into MGELSIKIKIGNREYPMKVPAQEEATIRAAGKKINEKLKFYQEQFHIDDKQDLLAMVAIDSYVQLLQSSETRQIIDETAMEQISKLNQLISESL; encoded by the coding sequence ATGGGAGAATTATCAATAAAAATAAAGATTGGAAACAGAGAATACCCAATGAAGGTGCCGGCTCAAGAAGAGGCGACAATACGTGCTGCGGGTAAGAAAATAAATGAAAAGTTAAAGTTTTATCAAGAGCAGTTTCATATTGATGACAAGCAAGATTTGCTGGCAATGGTAGCGATCGATAGTTATGTACAGCTACTGCAGTCATCGGAGACACGACAGATTATTGATGAAACTGCTATGGAACAAATAAGCAAACTGAACCAACTGATCTCTGAATCTCTCTAA
- the rny gene encoding ribonuclease Y, whose amino-acid sequence MESTIYIIIAIAGISIGFAINKILVKRAEGKKINEAESRAEIILKEATIDAENIKKERIIEAKEKFLKMKSEFEEESNRKKNQIIANENKVKQRESQLSKQFEQNKRAEAELESQKENLEAQLEILKRRKEELDKKQEEQTMALEKISNLSASEAIEQLKETLKDEARTKASSHIKDIIEEAKLTATKEAKKIVIQTIQRTATEHAIENCVSIFNIESDDVKGKIIGREGRNIRALEAATGVEIIVDDTPEAIIISGFDPVRREVARLSLHRLVTDGRIHPARIEEIVAKTTKNIEEEIVEIGERTVIDLGIHGLHPELIKMVGRMRFRSSYGQNLLQHSREVAKLCATLAAELGLNAKLAKRAGLLHDIGKVWPEEPEQPHAILGMELAMKYKENKEVCNAIGAHHDEIEMTSLISPIVQTCDAISGSRPGARREVMESYIKRLKDLEALALGFEGVHKCYAIQAGRELRVLVDADNVSDKQASDLSFGISSKIENDMQYPGQIKVTVIREMRSISYAK is encoded by the coding sequence ATGGAAAGTACAATTTATATTATCATCGCGATTGCTGGGATATCCATTGGATTTGCAATCAATAAAATTTTGGTCAAAAGGGCTGAAGGCAAAAAGATCAACGAAGCAGAAAGTAGAGCAGAAATCATCTTGAAGGAAGCCACTATTGATGCGGAAAATATCAAAAAGGAACGGATCATTGAGGCAAAGGAGAAGTTCCTGAAAATGAAGTCTGAGTTCGAGGAAGAATCGAATCGCAAAAAGAATCAAATCATTGCCAACGAAAACAAGGTCAAGCAACGGGAAAGTCAACTGTCCAAACAGTTTGAACAAAACAAACGAGCAGAGGCCGAACTAGAGAGTCAAAAGGAGAATCTAGAGGCACAATTGGAGATTCTGAAGCGTCGCAAAGAAGAACTGGACAAAAAGCAAGAAGAGCAAACCATGGCATTGGAGAAGATTTCTAATCTATCTGCTAGTGAAGCCATCGAGCAGCTCAAAGAGACACTCAAAGATGAGGCGCGAACCAAAGCATCATCTCATATCAAGGACATCATAGAGGAGGCAAAACTCACCGCTACCAAGGAAGCGAAGAAGATTGTCATTCAAACAATTCAACGTACAGCGACTGAGCATGCGATAGAGAATTGCGTATCTATCTTCAACATTGAGAGTGATGATGTCAAAGGAAAAATCATCGGTAGAGAAGGACGAAATATTCGTGCTTTGGAAGCCGCTACGGGTGTAGAAATCATAGTGGATGATACACCAGAGGCGATTATTATTTCAGGTTTTGATCCGGTCAGAAGAGAAGTGGCAAGACTGTCTCTACACAGGCTGGTGACGGACGGTAGAATTCACCCTGCACGTATCGAAGAGATTGTGGCCAAGACGACCAAAAACATCGAAGAAGAAATCGTAGAGATCGGAGAAAGAACGGTGATTGATCTTGGAATCCACGGACTGCATCCTGAGTTGATCAAGATGGTAGGAAGAATGAGATTCAGATCGTCATATGGTCAGAACCTGCTCCAACACTCTAGAGAGGTGGCCAAGCTTTGTGCGACACTCGCCGCAGAACTAGGCTTGAATGCAAAACTTGCTAAGAGAGCAGGATTGCTACATGATATTGGGAAAGTTTGGCCAGAGGAGCCAGAGCAACCACATGCTATCCTCGGGATGGAGTTGGCGATGAAATACAAGGAAAACAAAGAGGTATGCAATGCGATAGGTGCTCACCATGATGAGATTGAGATGACGTCTCTGATATCTCCGATTGTACAGACCTGTGATGCGATTTCTGGATCTAGACCTGGAGCCAGACGTGAGGTGATGGAGTCATACATCAAGCGATTGAAGGATCTAGAGGCCTTGGCACTTGGGTTCGAAGGGGTGCACAAATGCTATGCAATCCAGGCTGGACGTGAATTGCGTGTACTGGTAGACGCAGACAATGTATCCGATAAGCAAGCGAGCGATTTGTCTTTTGGGATTTCATCCAAAATAGAAAATGATATGCAGTACCCAGGTCAGATCAAGGTGACGGTCATCCGTGAGATGCGATCAATCAGTTACGCAAAGTAA
- a CDS encoding PhzF family phenazine biosynthesis protein: protein MGIKTYTVDAFTDQPFTGNPAAICLLEEPLTEELMQQIAVEYNLSETGFIIRKSENHFGVRYFSPRQEIPLCGHATLSAAKILFMLDVQMNQVIFDTIGGLRLYCERRGDQIMMKFPLYDSVAIDLPEPMMQALGIDKAIASRLAKDTKMLLLEIESEAVLRTIKPDFKALVNSYTGIDGVIVTAKSESDYDFVSRYFWPWAGSDEDPVTGAAHTVLAKYWSDKLGKSQLHAYQVSQRGGFMFLELDEKGHLEITSSAVIMMTGDLRI, encoded by the coding sequence ATGGGAATTAAAACTTATACTGTGGATGCGTTTACGGATCAGCCATTTACGGGCAACCCCGCAGCGATTTGTCTCCTGGAAGAACCATTGACGGAGGAGCTCATGCAGCAGATTGCTGTTGAGTACAATCTCTCCGAGACAGGTTTTATAATTAGGAAATCAGAAAATCATTTTGGTGTCAGGTACTTTTCTCCACGACAAGAAATTCCGCTCTGTGGACACGCCACTCTGTCTGCTGCCAAAATACTCTTCATGCTCGATGTGCAAATGAACCAGGTGATCTTCGATACGATTGGAGGGCTTAGGCTATATTGTGAGAGGAGAGGAGATCAAATCATGATGAAGTTCCCGTTGTATGACTCTGTTGCGATCGATCTGCCTGAGCCCATGATGCAAGCTTTGGGAATCGACAAGGCAATCGCTAGTCGATTGGCAAAGGATACAAAAATGCTGCTTTTAGAGATTGAGAGTGAAGCTGTTCTGCGAACAATTAAGCCAGATTTTAAAGCCTTGGTCAATAGCTACACCGGCATTGATGGGGTAATAGTGACTGCCAAGAGCGAGAGTGATTATGATTTTGTGTCACGGTATTTCTGGCCATGGGCTGGTAGTGATGAGGATCCCGTGACGGGAGCTGCCCATACGGTATTGGCTAAATACTGGTCAGACAAGTTGGGTAAGTCGCAGCTTCATGCCTACCAAGTTTCGCAAAGAGGAGGATTTATGTTTCTTGAGCTGGATGAGAAGGGGCATCTTGAGATCACCAGCTCTGCTGTAATAATGATGACGGGTGATCTTAGGATTTAA
- a CDS encoding S9 family peptidase, protein MKKIILYLSLSLLSFVGAAQGTMTAELLWQLGRVSPLGLSTDKTKVVYGVTYYNSEENTKSTSYYTVPLKGGTAVSVADPSTLIADKNVSPDGKYKLSHQAVKIQNVAGKDYYPDLDRSEAMIYDDLMYRHWDTWADGSYNHVFLTDLESGEETDIMNNKVFHCPTQPFGGDEDYIWNPRSHQVLYVTKSKTGAAYATSTNTDIFVYDLNNLTTTNLTKGMEGYDNSPAFSPTGVLAWLSMKRDGYESDKNDIVVEYRQTKYNLTEHWDGTVESFLWGEKGKKIYFVAPVGGAKHLFMVDFPGSARKMPVVRQITKGQFDVVNIVGQSGTTLVVGRSDMNHATELYAVNLKDGSMKQLTHVNDVKYKGISMSKVEKRMVSTTDNKKMVTWVIYPPDFDPKKKYPTLLYCQGGPQGALSQFYSYRWNFQLMAAKGYIIVAPNRRGMPGHGVEWNEQISTDYGGQNMQDYLAAIDDVAKEEYVDKDRLGAVGASYGGYSVFYLAGMHEGRFKSFIAHDGIFNWRSMYGTTEEMFFVNWDLGGAYWEEENEKAQRSFGEFNPINQVSKWDTPIMIVQGGKDYRVPIGQGLEAFQAAQLQGIKSRLLYLPEENHWVLSAQNALVWQREFFRWLSETL, encoded by the coding sequence ATGAAAAAGATCATTTTATACCTCTCACTTTCTCTACTAAGTTTTGTTGGTGCAGCACAAGGTACCATGACTGCCGAATTGCTTTGGCAATTGGGACGGGTCAGCCCTTTGGGTTTGTCTACTGACAAGACCAAGGTAGTTTATGGGGTGACTTATTACAACAGCGAAGAAAATACCAAATCAACCAGTTACTATACCGTGCCATTGAAAGGCGGTACAGCTGTCTCGGTAGCAGATCCCAGCACCTTGATTGCGGACAAGAATGTCTCGCCAGACGGCAAATACAAATTGAGTCATCAAGCTGTCAAGATTCAAAATGTGGCAGGCAAGGACTACTATCCTGATCTCGATCGATCCGAAGCGATGATCTATGATGACTTGATGTATAGACATTGGGATACATGGGCTGATGGTAGCTACAACCACGTTTTTCTCACGGATTTGGAGAGTGGAGAAGAGACCGATATCATGAACAATAAAGTGTTTCACTGCCCTACCCAGCCATTTGGAGGAGATGAGGATTATATTTGGAACCCGAGGAGTCACCAGGTACTATATGTCACCAAGAGCAAAACAGGCGCAGCATACGCGACCAGTACCAATACAGATATTTTTGTTTATGACCTCAACAACCTGACTACTACCAACCTGACCAAAGGGATGGAGGGCTATGATAACAGCCCTGCGTTTTCACCGACGGGGGTTCTAGCATGGTTGAGCATGAAGCGTGATGGCTATGAGTCGGACAAGAATGATATCGTGGTAGAATACCGCCAGACCAAGTACAACTTGACAGAGCATTGGGATGGTACGGTGGAGTCTTTCTTGTGGGGAGAGAAAGGTAAGAAAATTTATTTTGTGGCACCAGTGGGTGGCGCCAAGCATTTGTTTATGGTGGATTTCCCTGGCTCTGCAAGGAAGATGCCTGTCGTGCGTCAGATCACCAAGGGTCAGTTTGATGTGGTCAACATAGTAGGACAATCTGGTACTACATTGGTCGTAGGTCGCAGTGATATGAATCATGCTACAGAACTTTATGCTGTCAATCTCAAAGACGGCTCGATGAAACAATTGACGCATGTCAATGATGTAAAGTACAAAGGCATTAGCATGAGCAAGGTAGAGAAAAGGATGGTCAGCACTACAGATAATAAAAAAATGGTGACCTGGGTGATTTATCCTCCAGATTTTGATCCCAAAAAGAAATACCCAACGCTGTTGTACTGTCAGGGAGGTCCTCAGGGAGCATTGAGTCAGTTTTATTCATACAGATGGAATTTTCAACTCATGGCAGCCAAAGGCTATATCATCGTAGCACCCAACCGCAGAGGTATGCCTGGTCACGGTGTGGAATGGAATGAGCAAATCAGTACCGATTACGGAGGGCAAAATATGCAAGATTATTTAGCTGCTATCGACGATGTGGCTAAAGAAGAATATGTAGACAAAGATCGCTTGGGAGCGGTGGGAGCAAGCTATGGAGGGTATTCTGTATTCTATTTGGCAGGAATGCATGAGGGACGTTTCAAGTCTTTTATCGCTCATGATGGGATATTCAATTGGCGTAGTATGTATGGGACTACGGAAGAAATGTTTTTTGTGAATTGGGATCTGGGAGGTGCGTATTGGGAAGAAGAAAATGAAAAAGCCCAGCGATCATTCGGTGAATTTAACCCGATCAACCAAGTCTCAAAGTGGGATACACCGATCATGATCGTGCAAGGAGGGAAGGATTACCGTGTGCCAATTGGTCAGGGATTGGAGGCATTTCAAGCGGCACAATTGCAAGGAATCAAGAGTCGATTGCTTTACTTGCCAGAGGAGAATCATTGGGTGCTTTCGGCGCAAAATGCGTTGGTATGGCAGAGAGAATTTTTCAGGTGGTTGTCTGAGACTTTGTAG
- a CDS encoding DUF4442 domain-containing protein, whose protein sequence is MYDKIFQFLSRFFKPSSLFKWMFNLAPMYRRSNGKLTYVSDDMHRVEIILRLNYKNRNYVGTMFGGSIFAATDPIYMIQLLQILGKDYVVWDKASTIYFKRPVDRHASAVFEFSPEEIENIKKDVAAKGEIDIIKIVSVTDKKEMVFSTIEKTIYISSKSYFKEKRRNRQKPKES, encoded by the coding sequence ATGTACGATAAGATATTTCAGTTTTTGAGTCGCTTCTTCAAGCCCTCATCTCTATTCAAATGGATGTTTAACCTAGCACCCATGTATCGCCGATCCAATGGCAAACTGACATACGTGTCTGACGACATGCACCGCGTCGAAATCATCCTACGGCTGAACTACAAAAACAGAAACTATGTAGGCACCATGTTTGGCGGCAGTATTTTCGCGGCAACCGACCCTATCTACATGATCCAATTGTTACAAATTTTGGGCAAAGACTATGTGGTCTGGGACAAAGCCTCTACGATTTATTTCAAAAGACCCGTGGATCGACATGCATCTGCAGTCTTTGAATTCAGTCCCGAAGAAATCGAAAACATCAAGAAAGATGTAGCAGCAAAAGGAGAAATAGATATAATCAAAATCGTCTCGGTAACGGACAAAAAAGAAATGGTCTTCTCTACGATAGAGAAGACCATTTATATCAGTTCCAAATCCTATTTCAAAGAAAAGCGAAGAAATAGGCAGAAACCTAAAGAATCTTAA
- the murI gene encoding glutamate racemase, whose protein sequence is MDRNAAIGIFDSGTGGLTVARAVKDYLPNEDLIYFGDSAHLPYGDKSATTIQSYSIKITNVLLERGCKVILIACNSASAAAFELVKEYVGSRAKVYNVIDPVIDLLAEKFVDRKVGLIGTLQTVNSGVFETKIKQKNIAVDLVSLATPLLVPMIEEGFIHDSISHEIIAKYLGDERFENIEALILGCTHYPIIKRDLKEFYKNEVELIDSANIVAKNLKQQLEAQDLTREKTKGNDQFLVSDITPAFEKAASLFFNQDIHLEKYPLWE, encoded by the coding sequence ATGGATAGAAACGCAGCAATAGGGATTTTTGATAGTGGTACAGGTGGATTGACTGTAGCACGCGCAGTGAAGGATTACTTGCCCAACGAAGACTTGATCTACTTTGGAGACTCTGCTCACTTGCCCTATGGGGACAAATCTGCTACTACGATTCAGTCTTATTCTATCAAAATCACCAATGTGCTACTGGAGCGTGGATGCAAGGTCATCTTGATCGCATGTAATTCTGCATCAGCTGCGGCTTTCGAACTGGTGAAGGAATATGTCGGTAGCAGAGCAAAAGTGTACAATGTAATCGATCCAGTGATCGACCTCTTGGCGGAGAAGTTCGTAGATAGAAAAGTTGGTCTGATAGGTACTTTGCAGACGGTCAATTCTGGCGTGTTTGAGACCAAAATTAAGCAAAAGAATATTGCAGTGGACTTAGTTTCATTGGCTACTCCGCTGCTGGTACCGATGATAGAGGAGGGATTCATCCATGACTCGATTAGCCATGAGATCATTGCCAAATACCTCGGTGACGAGCGATTTGAAAACATAGAAGCACTGATTTTGGGGTGTACGCACTATCCTATTATCAAACGAGACCTAAAAGAATTCTACAAAAACGAGGTAGAGTTGATTGATTCGGCTAATATTGTAGCCAAGAATTTAAAACAACAATTAGAAGCCCAGGATTTAACCAGAGAGAAAACCAAAGGTAATGACCAGTTTCTTGTATCCGATATCACTCCTGCTTTCGAAAAGGCCGCAAGTCTTTTCTTCAATCAAGATATTCATCTTGAGAAGTACCCGCTATGGGAGTAA